A genomic stretch from Alteribacter keqinensis includes:
- a CDS encoding TRAP transporter permease: protein MADKRTSIDEPEMTGEQKKVLEKYSAESRYRNFSNKTVAIIVSALAIFLSLYHMYTSYFGTPVTLQHRSLHVAVILALVFLLYPPFKKASRTKLPWYDILFTLMAFSTTVYIFVDYLGIVNRGGMPNTYDLIFGGMLVILVLEAARRVTGWGLPVLGILFLLYGLFGREMSGIFRHRGYTWDEIVNFMYVTTEGVYGTAIGVSATYIFLFILFGAFLSKSGMGQFFNDLAMAIAGQTKGGPAKVAVIASGFLGSINGAAVANVVTTGSFTIPLMRKIGYSRNFAGAVESAASVGGQILPPIMGAAAFIMAEMLGIPYSQIVLAALLPALLFYLGIIVQIHLRATKLGLKGISKDNLPQVMDVLKERGHLLIPLMFLMYMLFFSGRTIIFSAFLTIIVTVIVAMIRKTTRMSVKDILDALENGARMAVSVAVACASVGLVVGIATMTGFGLKLANGIVTLGGESLFLTLVFTMIACIVLGMGLPSIPTYIITATMAAPALVSLGIEPLVAHLFVFYFGLFANITPPVALAAFAAAGISGGDQMKTGFVSLKLAIAGFIVPYMFVYNHSLLLIDTSFVDGTLVVITAVAGVIMLGTAAEGYLFTYMNPVVRLVLFGGSLLFMNPNVIQDVIGFSIIAIVWFWQWQKAKKHGNMEPDESARTTS, encoded by the coding sequence ATGGCAGACAAAAGAACATCTATCGATGAGCCTGAAATGACAGGTGAACAAAAGAAAGTGTTAGAGAAATATTCCGCAGAGTCACGCTATCGTAATTTTTCAAACAAAACAGTAGCGATTATTGTATCCGCGCTTGCGATCTTTTTATCCCTTTATCATATGTATACATCCTACTTCGGCACCCCGGTGACCCTGCAGCACCGGTCCCTTCACGTGGCCGTGATTCTTGCCCTTGTATTTCTCCTTTATCCGCCGTTTAAAAAAGCATCCCGCACGAAACTGCCTTGGTACGACATTCTGTTTACACTCATGGCGTTTTCCACGACCGTCTACATTTTTGTAGATTACCTGGGCATTGTAAACCGCGGCGGTATGCCGAACACGTACGACCTGATTTTCGGCGGCATGCTCGTCATCCTTGTTCTTGAAGCCGCCCGCCGTGTAACCGGCTGGGGACTTCCGGTGCTCGGTATTCTGTTTCTTTTATACGGCTTGTTCGGCCGTGAGATGTCAGGGATCTTCAGACACCGGGGTTACACTTGGGATGAGATCGTAAACTTTATGTATGTAACAACAGAAGGGGTGTACGGTACTGCCATCGGCGTGTCGGCCACCTACATCTTCCTGTTTATTTTGTTCGGTGCCTTCCTGTCCAAATCGGGAATGGGTCAGTTCTTTAACGACCTGGCCATGGCCATTGCCGGGCAGACTAAAGGGGGGCCGGCGAAAGTTGCCGTTATTGCCAGTGGTTTCTTAGGAAGCATTAACGGAGCTGCCGTGGCCAACGTTGTAACAACAGGATCCTTTACGATCCCTCTCATGAGAAAAATCGGCTACAGCCGGAACTTTGCCGGTGCCGTTGAAAGTGCCGCCTCTGTCGGTGGACAGATTCTGCCCCCGATCATGGGTGCCGCCGCGTTTATTATGGCTGAGATGCTTGGCATTCCTTACAGCCAGATCGTCCTGGCTGCCCTGCTTCCGGCACTGCTCTTTTACCTCGGAATCATTGTCCAGATCCACCTCCGTGCCACAAAGCTCGGGCTGAAAGGGATCTCAAAAGACAACCTGCCCCAGGTAATGGATGTTTTAAAAGAGCGCGGTCATCTGCTCATTCCACTGATGTTTTTAATGTACATGCTCTTTTTCAGCGGAAGAACGATCATTTTCTCCGCATTTTTAACCATCATCGTAACGGTTATCGTTGCCATGATCAGAAAAACGACGCGCATGTCTGTGAAGGATATTCTTGACGCTCTTGAGAACGGGGCGAGAATGGCCGTCAGTGTTGCGGTTGCCTGTGCGTCCGTAGGGCTCGTTGTCGGTATCGCCACCATGACAGGCTTTGGCCTGAAGCTCGCAAACGGCATTGTCACTCTTGGTGGCGAAAGTCTGTTCCTCACACTCGTGTTCACCATGATCGCGTGTATCGTTCTCGGAATGGGACTTCCATCAATCCCGACATACATTATCACGGCAACAATGGCAGCGCCGGCCCTTGTCAGCCTTGGTATTGAACCGCTCGTTGCCCACTTGTTCGTGTTCTACTTTGGTCTTTTTGCCAACATCACACCACCGGTAGCTCTGGCCGCCTTTGCCGCAGCAGGAATATCGGGAGGAGACCAGATGAAGACCGGCTTTGTGTCACTGAAGCTCGCCATTGCCGGCTTCATCGTACCGTACATGTTCGTTTACAACCATTCGCTCCTTCTGATCGACACGTCCTTTGTTGACGGAACGCTCGTGGTTATTACGGCAGTAGCCGGCGTCATCATGCTCGGTACAGCAGCGGAAGGGTACCTGTTCACCTACATGAACCCGGTTGTGCGTCTCGTCCTGTTCGGCGGTTCACTCCTGTTCATGAACCCAAACGTGATTCAGGACGTCATCGGCTTCTCAATCATCGCCATCGTCTGGTTCTGGCAGTGGCAGAAGGCGAAGAAACACGGAAACATGGAACCCGATGAATCCGCCCGCACAACATCATAG
- a CDS encoding DUF1850 domain-containing protein, with product MRTTTLLAFLLLFTGGCQSEEKLYLVISDQENDQIYVEEPITQGEQITLSWIHSVEKTPWSEIYDVTEKGQLVLTETEFESFGAGVDFSGGTMTVEDGKVVVKDIDQPVESITWLHSRNAEHTVRIGDTKKAGFEDLPHHHAIELVIEER from the coding sequence ATGAGGACCACAACTTTACTCGCCTTCCTTCTCCTTTTCACAGGAGGGTGCCAGTCTGAAGAGAAACTCTACCTGGTCATCTCCGATCAGGAAAACGACCAAATCTACGTTGAAGAACCAATCACCCAAGGCGAACAGATTACTCTCAGCTGGATCCACTCCGTTGAAAAAACACCGTGGAGCGAAATCTACGACGTTACCGAAAAAGGACAGCTGGTCCTCACTGAAACCGAATTCGAATCATTCGGCGCAGGCGTTGATTTTTCAGGAGGAACAATGACCGTGGAAGACGGTAAGGTTGTGGTGAAAGATATCGATCAGCCTGTTGAAAGCATCACGTGGCTTCATTCCCGGAACGCGGAGCATACCGTCCGCATCGGGGACACAAAAAAAGCAGGCTTTGAGGATTTGCCCCATCATCATGCGATTGAGTTAGTAATTGAAGAGAGGTGA
- a CDS encoding TAXI family TRAP transporter solute-binding subunit encodes MKKKLLGVLAATMLFATACGDDGGDTGNNEEGGGEAEGSEGAELDDLFVTVATGGTSGVYYPIGGAISTILESELGIDSSVQATGASVENINLIENGRAELAITMADAVQQAYEGSGAFDGEEPTDNLRGMASLYPNFVQVVTTEDSGIESIEDLEGMTVGVGAPNSGVELNARMVLEAYGMSYDDIDEDYLSYAEAIDQIKNGMVDAAFVTSGVPNATVIDLDTTHDAKIIPIEGEAMEYLEENYPFFSAETIPAGEYNNDEDIPTAAIMNVLLVSNDLSEDEVYEMTKALFDNLENIQGSHNAAQDITLDTVETGMPVPLHPGAERYFEEVGALE; translated from the coding sequence ATGAAGAAGAAATTATTAGGTGTTCTCGCAGCGACAATGCTTTTTGCAACAGCGTGTGGAGACGACGGTGGAGATACAGGCAACAATGAAGAAGGCGGCGGGGAGGCAGAAGGTTCTGAAGGCGCTGAGCTTGATGACCTGTTTGTAACCGTTGCCACCGGTGGTACATCCGGTGTGTATTATCCGATTGGCGGAGCGATTTCCACGATCCTTGAAAGCGAACTTGGCATTGACTCGTCCGTTCAGGCTACAGGGGCTTCTGTTGAAAACATCAACCTGATCGAGAATGGCAGAGCCGAGCTTGCGATTACAATGGCAGATGCCGTCCAGCAGGCTTATGAAGGAAGCGGGGCTTTCGATGGGGAGGAACCGACTGATAACCTCCGTGGCATGGCTTCACTTTATCCAAACTTTGTACAAGTCGTAACAACGGAAGATTCCGGAATTGAATCCATCGAAGACCTGGAAGGGATGACCGTAGGTGTAGGTGCCCCTAACTCAGGTGTTGAGCTGAATGCCCGTATGGTTCTTGAAGCTTACGGCATGTCCTATGACGATATCGATGAAGACTACCTGTCTTATGCAGAAGCGATTGACCAGATCAAAAACGGCATGGTCGACGCGGCGTTTGTAACAAGCGGTGTGCCAAACGCAACGGTAATCGACCTTGATACAACCCACGATGCAAAAATCATTCCGATCGAAGGAGAAGCCATGGAGTACCTTGAGGAGAACTATCCGTTCTTCTCAGCAGAAACGATTCCGGCAGGGGAGTATAACAATGACGAAGACATCCCGACAGCCGCGATCATGAACGTTCTCTTAGTATCCAATGATCTTTCTGAAGATGAAGTATACGAAATGACAAAAGCACTCTTCGATAACCTTGAAAACATCCAGGGGTCCCACAACGCAGCCCAGGACATCACGCTTGATACTGTAGAAACAGGTATGCCGGTACCCCTTCACCCAGGCGCAGAGCGATACTTTGAAGAAGTTGGCGCGTTGGAGTAA
- a CDS encoding sigma-54-dependent transcriptional regulator, translating into MKKVIIIDDEPSICSSLAFALEDTYDVVTTTDPEKGLAMIAEEHFDLCLLDLRIGNVDGLDVLKQIKQTRPSVIVIMVTAYGTISSSVEAVKEGAFSYITKPVNMDELFTAIEQAFHYRELSDQVEYLSQELEKKYRYEGLIGKSEAMQHVFRMIEKVKKVDTNVLITGESGTGKELVARAIHFAGKRKKEHFEVVNCAAIPEQLLESELFGYEKGAYTGAVTAKEGKFQLADKGTIFLDEIGDMPFNLQAKLLRVLQDKQVTRLGSNKQEKIDVRVIAATNKSFEEVIQNGEFREDLYFRLNVLQIPLPPLRERKDDLPSLMDHFIRLFNKELGKDIKGFTKEAKKVLLNHDYPGNIRELSNIIESSMVLADGGMIEAADLPPGIKQGLTMPSEDSGTLEKYVGLTLKELETKFIMATLEHNEGHRKNTAKMLGISERSLRDKVKALEE; encoded by the coding sequence ATGAAGAAAGTCATAATCATTGATGATGAGCCGTCGATTTGTTCTTCACTGGCGTTCGCTCTGGAAGATACGTATGACGTGGTGACGACCACCGATCCCGAGAAGGGGCTCGCCATGATTGCCGAAGAGCATTTTGACCTTTGCCTCCTGGACCTTCGAATCGGCAATGTGGACGGTCTCGATGTGTTAAAGCAGATTAAGCAGACACGCCCCTCCGTTATTGTGATTATGGTGACTGCCTACGGGACAATATCTTCCTCCGTGGAGGCCGTGAAGGAAGGGGCCTTTTCCTATATTACGAAACCGGTGAATATGGACGAGCTTTTTACTGCTATTGAACAGGCTTTTCACTACCGGGAGCTGAGTGACCAGGTGGAATACCTGAGTCAGGAGCTGGAGAAGAAGTACCGGTATGAAGGGCTCATCGGCAAAAGTGAAGCGATGCAGCACGTGTTTAGGATGATTGAAAAAGTGAAGAAAGTCGACACGAACGTGCTTATTACCGGCGAGAGCGGTACGGGAAAAGAGCTGGTCGCAAGAGCGATTCACTTTGCCGGGAAAAGAAAGAAGGAGCACTTTGAAGTGGTAAACTGTGCGGCTATTCCGGAGCAGCTCCTCGAGAGTGAACTGTTCGGCTATGAAAAAGGGGCGTATACCGGAGCGGTTACTGCGAAGGAAGGCAAGTTTCAGCTCGCAGACAAAGGGACGATCTTTTTGGATGAAATCGGTGATATGCCGTTCAATCTACAGGCAAAGCTCCTTCGCGTCCTTCAGGATAAACAGGTCACGAGACTCGGATCGAACAAACAGGAAAAAATTGATGTAAGGGTCATAGCAGCGACGAATAAATCCTTTGAAGAAGTGATTCAAAACGGGGAATTCAGAGAGGATCTGTATTTTCGCCTGAATGTCTTGCAGATTCCCCTGCCCCCGTTACGGGAAAGAAAAGACGATCTGCCGTCGCTGATGGACCACTTCATCCGGCTGTTTAATAAAGAGCTGGGTAAAGACATCAAAGGGTTTACGAAGGAAGCGAAGAAGGTGCTTCTGAATCATGATTATCCCGGCAACATCAGGGAGCTTTCCAATATTATCGAGTCCTCCATGGTGCTGGCAGACGGAGGGATGATTGAAGCGGCGGACCTGCCCCCTGGCATCAAGCAGGGGCTGACCATGCCGTCTGAGGATTCAGGGACCCTGGAGAAATATGTGGGGCTGACTTTGAAGGAGCTGGAAACGAAATTTATCATGGCAACCCTCGAGCACAATGAAGGCCACAGGAAAAATACAGCGAAGATGCTCGGGATCAGTGAAAGAAGCTTGAGAGATAAAGTGAAAGCATTGGAAGAGTGA
- a CDS encoding transporter substrate-binding domain-containing protein, which yields MMKGIIVFLCFILVGTFSMSVSAETGEPLRVGYDPELPPLHFNDDGVRKGFAIDVMDEVAERMGRSIVYIEVPRREGVAFLENDTIDVMLSGYFNDEDARSVEFTDDYISTSVGLFVHKSNDKVDGLADLGEVITALERDTLEYEFLRNIRGIRYHTASTPGSAIDLLISGRADAFVGNMLTADYELERQGVRDDYKTIGSYLLPVEYSMVVQGENYLLMDQINRALRDVRGDGTYNDLYENWFAGESELADQLWLIIQIIGTLLILTLILFLIGVKWNRQLQREVNKKTNVLNQLNQSLQHQVEQTQSSDEFKKQILNSSPRGIATVDREGMITSFNKKAGEMAGIKEDAVSMHYQDVRILNQLLKDKFEHVFDSSRLYLGEDAEWKRDDGRLYFLRYYVYPLYDLNKKATGIIVTFEDVTEEKKLRMQMFEQEKNQALGRVVAGIAHEIRNPLTSIKTFVELIPRKYNNPRFQKEVSTYVPQEIERVNTLIEGLIDYAKPKQINKEIMEAGSFLEECTILFKRTAINSGFDMVCETEKDLYIEADENQLKQVVINLILNGIDAMTMSGTKEQKTLRLAAFQKGRQVVIKVEDEGIGMSEEEKKQAMEPFFTTKAKGTGLGLAIVQQYVRDNNGQLMIESKEGRGTSVFLAFDRVERGYQT from the coding sequence ATGATGAAGGGAATAATCGTCTTTTTGTGCTTCATACTAGTGGGCACCTTTAGTATGTCTGTGAGTGCCGAAACCGGCGAACCGCTCAGAGTCGGCTATGACCCTGAGCTTCCCCCGCTTCATTTTAACGACGATGGCGTGAGAAAGGGCTTTGCCATTGATGTGATGGACGAGGTGGCAGAGCGGATGGGCCGGAGCATTGTGTATATAGAAGTGCCCAGAAGAGAAGGAGTGGCCTTTCTTGAAAACGATACCATTGACGTGATGCTGAGCGGTTATTTTAATGATGAAGATGCCCGGTCCGTGGAGTTCACGGACGACTACATCAGTACGTCGGTGGGGCTGTTTGTACATAAGAGCAATGACAAGGTTGACGGCCTGGCTGATCTGGGCGAGGTGATCACGGCCCTTGAGCGGGACACCCTTGAGTATGAATTTCTCCGCAATATCCGGGGGATTCGTTACCATACGGCGAGCACGCCGGGCAGTGCGATCGACCTTCTTATTTCGGGCAGGGCGGACGCCTTTGTGGGAAATATGCTCACAGCTGACTATGAGCTTGAGCGGCAGGGAGTCCGTGACGACTATAAAACGATCGGCAGTTATTTGCTGCCGGTGGAATATTCCATGGTGGTTCAGGGCGAGAATTATTTACTGATGGACCAGATCAACCGGGCGCTCAGGGATGTCCGGGGTGACGGGACGTATAACGATCTTTATGAGAACTGGTTTGCCGGGGAAAGCGAGCTGGCTGACCAACTCTGGCTGATCATTCAGATTATCGGGACGCTTCTTATTCTGACGCTTATCCTTTTTCTCATCGGGGTGAAATGGAACAGACAGCTGCAGCGGGAAGTCAATAAAAAGACAAATGTCCTTAACCAGCTGAATCAGTCCCTCCAGCATCAGGTGGAACAGACCCAGAGCAGCGATGAGTTTAAAAAGCAGATCCTCAACAGCAGTCCCCGGGGGATTGCGACGGTTGACCGAGAGGGAATGATTACGTCGTTTAATAAAAAAGCAGGGGAAATGGCGGGAATAAAAGAGGACGCTGTTTCCATGCACTATCAGGACGTGAGGATTTTAAACCAGCTGTTAAAGGACAAGTTTGAGCACGTGTTTGATTCAAGCCGCCTGTACCTCGGGGAAGATGCGGAGTGGAAGCGTGACGACGGACGTCTTTATTTCCTCCGGTATTATGTGTACCCCCTTTATGACCTGAACAAAAAAGCAACGGGAATCATCGTCACCTTTGAGGATGTAACGGAAGAGAAAAAGCTGCGAATGCAGATGTTTGAGCAGGAAAAAAACCAGGCCCTCGGCAGGGTTGTGGCGGGGATCGCCCATGAAATCAGAAATCCCCTTACTTCAATTAAAACGTTCGTGGAGCTGATTCCGAGGAAGTACAACAACCCCCGTTTTCAAAAGGAGGTTTCGACTTACGTACCCCAGGAGATTGAGCGGGTAAATACGTTGATTGAAGGCCTGATCGATTACGCGAAGCCGAAACAGATCAACAAAGAAATCATGGAAGCAGGCTCCTTTTTGGAGGAGTGTACGATTCTTTTTAAACGAACTGCGATCAACAGTGGGTTTGATATGGTGTGTGAAACCGAGAAGGATCTCTATATTGAAGCCGATGAAAATCAGCTCAAGCAGGTGGTCATCAACCTGATCTTAAACGGCATCGATGCCATGACCATGAGCGGGACAAAAGAGCAAAAAACGCTGAGGCTTGCGGCGTTTCAAAAAGGCAGACAAGTTGTAATTAAAGTGGAAGACGAAGGCATCGGCATGAGTGAGGAAGAGAAAAAGCAGGCCATGGAGCCATTTTTTACGACGAAAGCAAAAGGAACGGGACTCGGACTTGCGATCGTTCAGCAGTATGTGCGGGATAATAACGGACAGCTGATGATTGAAAGCAAAGAAGGCCGGGGGACCTCTGTTTTCCTTGCTTTTGACCGAGTCGAGAGGGGGTACCAAACATGA
- a CDS encoding PTS ascorbate transporter subunit IIC, whose amino-acid sequence MFSQMVGETALIIGLVSFLGLLVQKKGFPFVIEGTIKAIVGYVILQFGAYLAIEQLSRLTVLLERAFNVSGIVPNNEMIAGISQWYYGQTIVMIMFTGLIVHILIARFSPYKFIFLTGHHILYMASLMAIIMVGSGMVLWVQVLVGGVVLALCMTFFPAICQPMMRKVIPDQNVAIAHFGSIGYVIAGYLGKAVASKKPSEKKWSEKTVSSLSFFTNMNVTITLFMLSFFIFVGVFAGMDILSEQSGSRNVIIYAVMQSVKFTAGIYIIIIGVRMVLTEVLTAFKGITDKLVPGAIPAMDCPVIFPYAPAAAVMGFAASLAGGFVSMGILIGFNMAIVLPAIIAHFFSGGASGVFGYVMGGVRGAIVGAFAHGMLITFLSLNLMPVMNRVGYTQTTFSDSDFSIVGLLLFWLLELVF is encoded by the coding sequence ATGTTTTCTCAAATGGTAGGAGAGACAGCACTCATAATAGGGCTTGTTTCGTTCTTAGGGTTGCTGGTACAAAAGAAAGGCTTTCCCTTTGTGATTGAAGGAACGATAAAAGCAATCGTAGGTTATGTGATCTTACAGTTTGGAGCATATCTGGCTATCGAACAGCTGAGCCGGTTAACCGTGTTGTTAGAGCGTGCATTTAATGTAAGCGGAATTGTCCCTAATAATGAAATGATTGCAGGAATTTCTCAGTGGTATTACGGGCAGACAATCGTCATGATCATGTTTACAGGTTTAATTGTACATATTTTGATTGCCCGGTTCAGTCCTTATAAATTTATCTTCCTTACCGGCCACCACATTTTGTATATGGCCTCTTTAATGGCAATTATTATGGTAGGATCCGGAATGGTGCTCTGGGTTCAGGTGCTGGTGGGAGGGGTTGTACTTGCTCTCTGTATGACGTTCTTTCCTGCTATATGCCAGCCTATGATGAGAAAGGTTATCCCTGATCAGAACGTTGCCATCGCACACTTCGGTTCGATTGGATACGTGATTGCCGGTTATTTGGGAAAAGCAGTTGCCTCCAAGAAGCCAAGTGAGAAAAAATGGTCAGAGAAAACCGTGTCTTCTCTTTCCTTTTTCACAAACATGAACGTAACAATTACATTGTTTATGCTTTCCTTTTTCATCTTCGTAGGGGTTTTTGCAGGCATGGATATATTAAGTGAACAATCAGGCAGCCGTAATGTAATCATTTACGCTGTTATGCAATCGGTTAAGTTTACTGCAGGGATCTATATTATCATTATTGGAGTGAGGATGGTTCTTACAGAAGTACTCACCGCTTTTAAAGGAATTACAGACAAGCTAGTTCCCGGGGCCATCCCTGCCATGGATTGCCCGGTTATCTTTCCTTACGCACCGGCGGCAGCGGTAATGGGTTTTGCTGCAAGCCTTGCAGGGGGATTTGTATCCATGGGCATCCTGATTGGTTTTAATATGGCAATCGTTTTGCCAGCAATTATTGCACATTTCTTTTCAGGTGGTGCTTCTGGCGTATTCGGATATGTGATGGGAGGCGTCAGGGGAGCCATCGTTGGAGCTTTTGCCCACGGTATGCTCATTACGTTTTTGTCCCTGAACCTTATGCCAGTAATGAATCGAGTTGGCTACACTCAGACTACTTTCAGTGATTCTGATTTCAGTATTGTAGGATTGCTGTTGTTTTGGTTGTTAGAGTTGGTTTTTTAA
- a CDS encoding BglG family transcription antiterminator, with protein MVPFNQRRLLIMKELLTATAPLTAKKLASLISCSERTVREDIQFLNMWLKELQYPELLRKPNLGYLLQVNEVKRAFLREDLESIDLTHYEFSRDERINFMTLELLTVSKPTTISKFEQLFQASRGTIMRDLTLCETNLSSFDIKMVKKPKRGIWIEGEELLIRSALSHTCKTMDPLLIQVVARNHERYESSAEQQVSVSKSMAHIVDELQVEEIKEIVEPILSWKEITLSDDSRLALYMHIGMVLKRIRSSNSFTLPEGDLSAILKQREFHIGQLLAFQLEKYFHIHIPEQEVAYITLHLMGGQNAPSNKIAGLSRDEDEGLLQLIMEMTKAIERRLGLSFEKKENLYHGLLLHMRPAIFRAKYGMTENNTLLEDIRQEFYNLFEAIKSEISMIEEEYQVQFPQEEVAYIAMHYGSAVGIVGEEKEDKLLRIMIVCNSGVGTANLLKNRITSLFEGIHIIETLSYQRFQKEDKWEEVDLIVSTIDIESPLLPVLKVNPLLPPEDYERLSRYAEVKGKAQSTSQEIYETVWPLIEKHCDIKDSKALTREMIEQVDLLLKKNRTGIPMSLGSLEGILTADMIQLNEKASSWQEAIAISTAPLERSGLVHGKYKECIIEALYERGPYMAVVPEIVLAHAAPDAHFPRVGLSMTRFDEGVTFGHAGNDPIYYVFAFSSPDQTSHVPALQQLFQELIKNDKKEQLRKAKHSWDILKVFSQ; from the coding sequence ATGGTCCCGTTTAATCAGAGAAGACTTTTAATCATGAAGGAGCTTTTAACAGCTACAGCACCTCTTACAGCAAAAAAGCTCGCCAGTCTCATTTCTTGTTCTGAGCGGACAGTTCGTGAAGATATTCAGTTTTTGAACATGTGGCTGAAGGAGCTGCAATATCCTGAACTCTTGAGAAAACCTAACCTCGGTTATTTGTTACAAGTTAATGAAGTGAAGAGGGCATTCCTTAGAGAAGACTTGGAATCCATTGACCTTACCCATTATGAGTTCAGTCGAGATGAGCGGATTAACTTCATGACCTTGGAATTGTTAACGGTTTCAAAACCTACAACAATTAGTAAATTTGAACAACTGTTTCAAGCAAGCAGAGGCACGATTATGCGGGATCTTACTTTATGTGAGACAAACCTCTCTTCATTTGACATCAAGATGGTAAAGAAGCCGAAACGAGGCATCTGGATAGAAGGAGAAGAGCTTTTGATTCGAAGTGCTCTGTCTCATACATGTAAGACAATGGACCCTCTATTAATCCAGGTGGTAGCGAGAAACCACGAGCGCTATGAGAGCTCAGCTGAACAACAAGTTTCTGTGTCCAAATCAATGGCCCATATTGTAGATGAACTTCAAGTTGAAGAAATTAAAGAAATCGTCGAGCCGATTTTGTCTTGGAAGGAAATTACCTTGAGCGATGACAGCCGGCTGGCGTTATATATGCACATCGGTATGGTATTAAAAAGAATTCGTTCCTCCAATTCCTTTACACTGCCTGAAGGAGATCTTTCTGCTATCCTGAAGCAACGGGAATTTCATATTGGTCAACTTTTAGCTTTTCAGTTGGAAAAGTATTTCCATATTCACATTCCTGAACAGGAAGTGGCTTACATTACACTGCATTTGATGGGCGGACAAAATGCTCCTTCAAACAAAATAGCAGGGTTGTCACGGGATGAAGATGAAGGGTTGCTGCAGTTAATTATGGAGATGACCAAGGCTATCGAAAGGCGACTGGGACTGTCTTTTGAAAAGAAGGAAAACCTTTACCACGGTCTTCTCCTGCACATGCGTCCTGCCATATTCAGGGCCAAATACGGGATGACAGAAAACAACACCCTTCTTGAAGATATAAGGCAGGAATTCTACAATCTTTTTGAAGCGATTAAATCCGAAATTTCAATGATTGAAGAGGAGTATCAAGTCCAATTCCCCCAAGAAGAGGTCGCTTATATAGCGATGCACTATGGAAGTGCGGTTGGTATAGTTGGAGAAGAAAAAGAGGACAAGCTTCTGCGTATTATGATTGTTTGTAACAGTGGGGTTGGTACGGCAAACTTATTGAAAAACCGTATCACGTCTCTTTTTGAAGGTATCCATATAATTGAGACTTTATCGTACCAGCGTTTTCAAAAAGAAGACAAGTGGGAAGAAGTTGATCTGATTGTAAGCACAATTGATATTGAAAGTCCGCTTCTTCCCGTATTAAAAGTAAATCCTCTACTGCCGCCAGAAGATTATGAGAGACTTTCCAGATATGCTGAAGTAAAAGGGAAAGCCCAATCTACCTCACAGGAGATTTATGAAACTGTATGGCCGCTTATCGAAAAACACTGTGATATCAAAGATTCGAAAGCGCTGACAAGAGAAATGATCGAGCAGGTCGATCTGTTACTGAAAAAAAACAGAACCGGAATTCCAATGTCACTTGGATCCCTGGAAGGCATTCTGACTGCCGATATGATTCAGCTTAATGAAAAAGCATCGTCTTGGCAGGAAGCTATAGCTATTTCTACAGCCCCTCTTGAAAGGAGCGGATTGGTACACGGGAAGTATAAAGAGTGTATTATTGAAGCTTTGTATGAGAGAGGCCCCTACATGGCTGTAGTTCCTGAAATCGTCCTGGCACATGCTGCACCGGATGCGCATTTCCCAAGAGTCGGATTAAGTATGACAAGATTTGATGAAGGAGTTACTTTTGGGCATGCTGGGAATGATCCTATTTATTATGTGTTTGCTTTTTCTTCACCTGATCAAACGAGTCACGTACCAGCTCTTCAGCAACTCTTCCAGGAACTTATAAAAAACGATAAAAAAGAACAACTGCGAAAGGCTAAACATTCATGGGACATTTTGAAAGTTTTTTCACAGTGA